One window of the Chitinophaga niabensis genome contains the following:
- a CDS encoding OPT family oligopeptide transporter, whose product MSDNKFKPFVAPEVKMKELTLKSILLGCLAGVIFGAATVYLALKAGLTVSASIPIAVIAITLGRKFFKTTILENNIIQTTGSAGESIAAGVVFTLPGFLFLSANEMGVSGGESYFDYVTILILAIFGGILGTLMMIPLRRSLIVKEHDTLPYPEGTACGSVLKAGEKGGEFARTAFMGLGFALVYAILQRVLHIIVETPTFLTKQANKVFPSARLSGDITPEYLGVGYIIGPRIAGVLVAGGVLSWLCLIPLLASVVPGEVIASQLVKLGLLASLDTPGGSGNWDPLTRTFGNYSGAIYQAYVKQIGAGAVAAGGIITLIKTIPTIISSFKDSIGSLKEKQEGGAEVPRTERDISFKFVIFGSLALIVLMALLPQIPGESIWNKLLIGLLVVIFGAFFVTVSSRIVGLIGSSNNPISGMTIATIMGTCLIFMAVGWTGKVYEPMALVVGGMICIAAANAGATSQDLKSGYIVGATPKNQQIALFIGAIVSSLVIGWTVHILDTPTTEMVQNGIHHAIGTEKLAAPQATLMATLIKGIQGNNLDWQFVLVGVFIAITLELCGIKSLSFAVGVYLPLATTLPIFVGGAIRGLVEWKQKRSGIKQTAEEEELGKGNLFATGLVAGGAVAGVLVAVLSVNENVAASLQSISAEHGLSHVLGDGGYQVLGVLFFAVMGYVLYRIGRQKQAPIDNI is encoded by the coding sequence ATGTCAGACAACAAATTCAAACCCTTCGTTGCGCCTGAAGTGAAGATGAAAGAATTGACCCTCAAGTCCATCCTCCTCGGATGCCTTGCCGGTGTGATCTTTGGCGCCGCAACTGTATACCTGGCCCTTAAAGCAGGTTTAACTGTTTCTGCTTCTATCCCTATCGCTGTGATCGCTATCACGCTGGGGCGCAAGTTCTTCAAAACCACCATTCTCGAAAACAACATTATTCAAACAACAGGTTCTGCGGGAGAATCCATCGCCGCAGGTGTGGTATTCACTTTGCCGGGATTCCTCTTCCTTTCCGCCAATGAAATGGGCGTGAGCGGCGGGGAGTCTTATTTCGATTATGTGACCATCCTGATACTGGCCATTTTTGGAGGTATCCTGGGTACCCTCATGATGATACCGCTCCGGCGTTCCCTCATTGTGAAAGAGCATGATACCCTTCCCTATCCTGAAGGAACAGCCTGCGGTTCTGTGTTGAAAGCAGGTGAAAAAGGCGGGGAGTTTGCCAGAACGGCCTTCATGGGCCTGGGGTTTGCACTGGTTTATGCTATCCTGCAAAGAGTACTCCACATCATCGTAGAAACGCCTACATTCCTTACCAAACAAGCTAATAAAGTATTCCCTTCCGCCAGGCTGAGCGGGGATATTACCCCGGAATATTTAGGTGTGGGTTATATCATCGGACCCAGGATTGCAGGGGTATTGGTAGCAGGTGGTGTACTTTCCTGGCTCTGCCTCATTCCCTTACTGGCATCTGTGGTGCCCGGTGAAGTGATTGCTTCACAATTGGTGAAACTAGGGCTCCTGGCCAGTTTGGATACTCCCGGCGGCAGTGGTAACTGGGATCCCCTTACCCGTACTTTCGGTAATTACTCCGGTGCCATTTACCAGGCTTATGTGAAACAGATCGGCGCCGGCGCTGTAGCTGCAGGTGGTATCATTACCCTCATCAAAACCATTCCTACCATTATATCTTCTTTTAAAGACAGCATCGGCTCCCTGAAAGAAAAACAGGAAGGCGGCGCAGAAGTGCCAAGAACGGAAAGGGATATCTCTTTCAAGTTTGTGATCTTCGGCAGTCTTGCCCTTATTGTACTGATGGCATTATTACCACAGATCCCGGGAGAATCCATCTGGAACAAACTCCTGATAGGTCTGCTGGTTGTGATCTTCGGCGCTTTCTTCGTAACTGTGAGCAGCCGCATTGTAGGGTTGATCGGCAGCAGCAATAACCCTATTTCCGGGATGACCATTGCCACCATTATGGGTACCTGCCTGATCTTCATGGCAGTAGGATGGACCGGAAAGGTGTATGAGCCCATGGCCCTGGTGGTAGGAGGTATGATCTGTATCGCTGCAGCTAATGCAGGGGCTACTTCGCAGGATTTAAAATCAGGATATATTGTGGGCGCCACACCAAAGAACCAGCAAATTGCGTTATTTATCGGCGCAATCGTTTCCTCCCTGGTGATCGGCTGGACAGTGCATATATTGGATACCCCCACTACGGAAATGGTGCAAAACGGCATCCACCATGCTATCGGAACAGAAAAGCTGGCGGCCCCACAAGCTACTTTGATGGCCACCCTTATTAAAGGTATCCAGGGTAATAACCTGGATTGGCAGTTTGTGCTGGTGGGTGTGTTCATTGCCATTACACTGGAACTCTGCGGCATAAAATCTTTGTCTTTTGCCGTAGGAGTATATCTTCCACTGGCCACTACTTTACCTATCTTTGTAGGAGGTGCCATCCGTGGACTGGTAGAATGGAAACAGAAACGCTCGGGCATTAAACAAACCGCTGAAGAAGAGGAACTGGGTAAAGGTAATCTCTTTGCCACAGGGCTGGTAGCAGGAGGCGCAGTGGCAGGAGTGCTGGTTGCTGTGTTATCTGTAAATGAAAACGTAGCGGCATCATTGCAATCTATCAGTGCGGAACATGGCCTTTCCCATGTGTTAGGCGATGGCGGTTACCAGGTACTGGGTGTACTCTTTTTTGCCGTAATGGGTTATGTGCTGTACCGGATAGGCAGGCAAAAACAAGCGCCAATAGACAATATTTAA
- a CDS encoding S1C family serine protease — protein sequence MDAYSEIIHHAVEAASRSVVKIERLDAQRKVTGTGSGFFFSSDGYLFTNSHVVHNGSFFNVMLHDGTIYPATLAGEDPDTDIAILKSTAYDFQAAQLGDTNELQIGQLVIAIGNPMGFQHTVTAGVVSALGRSLLSETGRLMDDLVQTDAALNPGNSGGPLINYKGEVIGVNTAMIRGAQGLCFAISINTARVIAAELMKSGKVRRAYLGMMLQQINLVPKLRSGLELRNKSALFVAGVEAGSPAGKAGIIDGDIIVSFNDLPVETSDALFRQLDREKIGQFQYIRVIRQNRLLELRVTPTEKKAA from the coding sequence ATGGATGCGTATTCTGAGATCATCCATCATGCAGTGGAAGCTGCCAGCAGATCAGTTGTTAAAATAGAACGGCTGGATGCGCAAAGGAAAGTGACCGGAACCGGTTCGGGGTTCTTCTTTTCTTCTGATGGGTATTTATTTACAAACTCTCATGTGGTGCACAACGGCAGCTTCTTTAATGTAATGCTGCACGATGGCACAATTTATCCCGCTACACTGGCGGGAGAAGATCCGGATACAGACATTGCCATCCTTAAATCTACCGCATACGATTTCCAGGCAGCGCAGCTTGGCGATACCAACGAATTGCAGATCGGCCAGCTGGTGATTGCCATTGGTAATCCCATGGGCTTTCAGCATACTGTTACAGCAGGCGTGGTAAGTGCCCTGGGGCGTTCCTTATTAAGCGAAACCGGCAGATTGATGGATGACCTTGTGCAAACGGATGCGGCTTTGAATCCCGGAAACTCCGGCGGGCCGCTGATCAATTATAAAGGAGAAGTGATAGGTGTGAACACAGCTATGATCCGTGGTGCACAGGGATTGTGTTTTGCGATCAGTATTAACACAGCCCGGGTGATAGCAGCAGAACTGATGAAGTCCGGCAAAGTGAGAAGAGCTTACCTGGGCATGATGTTGCAGCAGATCAACCTGGTACCGAAACTGCGCAGTGGGTTAGAGTTGAGGAACAAAAGCGCACTTTTTGTCGCAGGAGTAGAGGCTGGAAGTCCGGCTGGGAAAGCAGGGATTATAGATGGGGACATCATTGTGTCTTTCAATGATCTGCCGGTAGAAACATCTGATGCATTATTCCGTCAGCTGGACAGAGAGAAGATCGGGCAATTCCAGTACATCCGCGTGATCCGGCAAAACCGTTTACTGGAACTGAGGGTAACACCCACAGAGAAAAAAGCGGCTTAA
- a CDS encoding DUF1501 domain-containing protein: MQVNRRRFLQVGSLASASLMLPKFLKAMEQGNLVPPGNKVLVVVQLSGGNDGLNTVIPYRNDIYYKMRPTLGIKREQALALNDELGIHPALKSFKALYDDGALGILNSVGYPNPDRSHFRSMDIWQSASDSKDYWGTGWLGRYLDAQCKGCDKPTQALEIDDTLSMALKGDAVKGLALTDPQRLFGASNDRYFKELLDKQKHDDEHQNVGYLYKTMAETISSAAYIQQQFKTYKSKESYPTTELGRNMKTIAELIMTDINTSVYYVSHGSFDTHVGQQQQQQRLFEQLSDALQVFTTDLKKNDRFKDVLVMTFSEFGRRVGQNASGGTDHGTANNMFLIGGGLQQKGVLNEGPDLGNLQEGDLQYKVDFKNVYATLLKKWLGADDQAILRKQYEHLSFI; encoded by the coding sequence ATGCAAGTTAACAGACGCAGGTTCTTACAAGTAGGCTCACTCGCTTCAGCCAGTCTGATGCTGCCTAAATTCCTGAAGGCTATGGAGCAGGGCAACCTTGTCCCTCCCGGCAACAAAGTATTGGTAGTTGTGCAGCTGTCCGGCGGCAATGATGGCCTCAATACCGTGATCCCATACCGCAACGATATTTACTATAAGATGCGGCCCACCCTTGGCATCAAAAGAGAACAGGCACTGGCGCTCAATGATGAACTGGGCATCCATCCCGCACTGAAAAGTTTCAAAGCCCTGTATGACGATGGTGCATTAGGCATCCTCAACAGCGTAGGATATCCTAATCCTGACCGTTCACATTTCCGTTCTATGGACATCTGGCAAAGCGCCAGCGATTCCAAGGATTACTGGGGCACGGGCTGGCTGGGCCGTTACCTGGATGCGCAATGTAAAGGATGTGATAAACCCACGCAGGCACTGGAAATAGATGATACGCTCAGCATGGCTTTAAAAGGAGATGCTGTAAAAGGCCTGGCGCTCACTGATCCGCAACGTTTGTTCGGCGCCAGTAACGACCGCTATTTCAAAGAACTGCTGGATAAGCAGAAACATGATGATGAACATCAGAATGTGGGCTATCTCTACAAAACAATGGCAGAAACTATTTCCTCTGCAGCCTATATCCAGCAACAGTTCAAAACATATAAAAGCAAGGAATCCTATCCGACAACAGAATTAGGCCGCAATATGAAAACTATCGCGGAGCTGATCATGACGGATATTAATACCAGTGTTTACTATGTTTCACATGGTAGTTTTGATACGCACGTAGGGCAGCAGCAACAGCAGCAAAGATTGTTTGAGCAGTTGAGCGATGCTTTGCAGGTGTTCACTACAGATTTGAAAAAGAACGATCGTTTCAAAGATGTGCTGGTGATGACCTTCTCTGAATTTGGCCGCCGTGTGGGGCAGAATGCGAGTGGTGGAACAGATCATGGAACAGCTAATAATATGTTCCTGATAGGTGGCGGATTGCAGCAGAAAGGTGTACTGAATGAGGGGCCGGACCTGGGTAATCTGCAGGAAGGGGACCTGCAGTATAAAGTGGATTTTAAGAACGTGTATGCTACACTGCTGAAAAAGTGGCTGGGAGCAGACGATCAGGCTATCCTCAGGAAACAATACGAACATTTGTCATTCATATAG
- a CDS encoding DUF1800 domain-containing protein — MAVSEQTQLQHLAWRAGFGESLPVINSWAKKRRKEVVRKLILGPEAAALDPVKVIDETDLPDYQRQRNMGAEERRAVQRMNTDGIKDLNVMWTHSMINNPHPLREKMALFWHGHFACRTQNVLYNQQLLQVIRQHGLSNFGDLLREVSKTPAMLAFLNNQQNRKQKPNENFAREVMELFTMGRGNYTETDVKEAARAFTGWGFDEVGQFKFRKNFHDEGNKTLLGKTGKFDGDDVIAILLEQKQTAKYITAKIYRYFVNEEVNEAHVNKLADKFYQSNYDLRALMQEIFLADWFYEEKNIGCKIKSPVELLVGLRKSIPMQFEQEEAMLVFQRVMGQVLFYPPNVAGWPGGRSWIDSSSLMFRMRVPQIILYSQEFNIRPKEITPEMGEGSNYKMTMQVNEFLKKQYARKVNAKVDWDPYLKDFKDTPREQLADQIAQSLLLKNSSINKQLLEKYSDSSTRENYIKTVTIDVMSTPEYQLC, encoded by the coding sequence ATGGCTGTTTCAGAACAAACACAATTGCAGCACCTTGCCTGGAGAGCGGGATTTGGCGAAAGCCTCCCCGTGATCAATTCCTGGGCAAAAAAGAGAAGGAAGGAAGTAGTACGAAAACTGATCCTTGGCCCTGAAGCTGCTGCACTTGATCCCGTAAAAGTGATTGATGAAACAGACCTGCCGGATTACCAGCGCCAGCGTAATATGGGTGCGGAAGAACGCAGGGCGGTACAGCGTATGAATACGGATGGTATCAAGGATCTGAATGTGATGTGGACGCATTCCATGATCAATAACCCACACCCCCTGCGGGAAAAAATGGCGCTCTTCTGGCATGGGCATTTTGCCTGCCGTACCCAGAATGTATTGTACAACCAACAGTTGCTGCAGGTGATCCGCCAGCATGGGCTGTCCAATTTCGGAGACCTGCTGCGGGAAGTATCCAAAACACCTGCCATGCTGGCCTTCCTCAATAACCAGCAGAACCGTAAGCAAAAACCCAATGAGAATTTCGCCCGTGAGGTAATGGAATTATTCACTATGGGCCGTGGCAATTATACGGAAACAGATGTGAAAGAAGCAGCCAGGGCTTTTACGGGATGGGGATTTGATGAAGTAGGGCAGTTTAAGTTCAGAAAGAATTTTCATGATGAAGGGAATAAAACGCTGCTGGGTAAAACCGGTAAGTTTGATGGAGATGATGTGATTGCTATTCTGCTGGAACAAAAACAAACGGCCAAATACATCACCGCCAAGATCTATCGCTACTTCGTAAACGAAGAAGTGAATGAAGCGCATGTAAATAAACTCGCCGATAAATTCTATCAGTCCAATTACGATCTGCGTGCTTTAATGCAGGAGATTTTTTTAGCGGACTGGTTCTACGAAGAAAAGAACATTGGCTGTAAGATCAAATCGCCTGTTGAATTACTGGTAGGATTGCGTAAATCCATTCCCATGCAGTTTGAACAGGAAGAAGCGATGCTGGTATTTCAACGCGTGATGGGCCAGGTATTATTCTATCCTCCCAACGTAGCCGGCTGGCCTGGCGGACGCAGCTGGATAGACAGTTCCAGCCTCATGTTCCGCATGCGGGTGCCGCAGATCATTTTGTATTCGCAGGAATTTAATATCCGCCCTAAAGAGATCACACCGGAAATGGGAGAGGGTTCGAACTATAAAATGACGATGCAGGTGAATGAGTTCCTGAAGAAACAATATGCACGCAAGGTGAATGCAAAAGTAGACTGGGACCCTTACCTGAAAGATTTTAAGGATACACCACGCGAACAACTCGCAGATCAGATCGCGCAGTCCCTGCTGCTAAAGAATAGTTCGATCAATAAACAATTACTGGAAAAATATTCGGATAGTTCCACCCGTGAGAATTACATCAAAACAGTTACGATTGATGTAATGAGCACACCGGAATACCAATTGTGTTAA
- a CDS encoding ThiF family adenylyltransferase has protein sequence MNRYDRQIRLNGFGPDKQDLLREAAVLVVGAGGLGVPVLQYLTAMGVGKLGIIEQDAISLTNLHRQVLYRTEDDGKPKLQTAINRLKELNPEVNLVPHNTFLTTANALDIVAQYDLVIDCSDNFGTRYLVNDTCVILGRPFVSGAIYEFEGQVSVFNYQGSATYRCLFPEPGIAPDCNAVGVLGILPGIIGCYQANEAVKVICHIGEPLANQLLTINILDNTHQIFTFQNIPANHKISELQESYGDSVCDPQHMQHLSVEELQQWLEQGIDFQLVDVREKEEWEICHIDGALHIPMRRIEASIAGLAKKKPVAVICHHGMRSKAVAQQLVQSGFNEVFNVTGGIHAWALEIDKNMNVY, from the coding sequence ATGAACCGATACGACCGACAAATTCGCCTTAATGGTTTTGGGCCTGATAAACAGGATTTACTCCGGGAAGCTGCTGTTTTAGTAGTGGGAGCAGGAGGGCTGGGAGTGCCGGTGCTGCAATATCTTACGGCAATGGGCGTAGGAAAATTAGGGATCATTGAGCAGGATGCCATCTCTCTCACTAATCTTCACCGCCAGGTTTTATACCGTACGGAAGATGATGGGAAGCCAAAGTTGCAAACCGCCATAAACAGGTTGAAAGAACTCAACCCTGAGGTGAATTTAGTCCCACACAATACTTTTCTGACTACTGCCAATGCATTGGATATTGTAGCGCAATACGACCTGGTGATAGATTGTTCCGATAATTTCGGCACACGTTACCTCGTGAACGATACCTGCGTGATATTGGGCCGCCCATTTGTATCCGGGGCTATTTACGAATTCGAAGGGCAGGTGAGCGTATTCAATTACCAGGGCAGTGCCACTTACCGTTGCCTTTTCCCTGAACCAGGTATTGCACCTGATTGTAACGCTGTGGGTGTATTAGGCATATTACCCGGAATTATTGGTTGCTACCAGGCCAACGAAGCCGTAAAAGTGATCTGCCATATCGGGGAGCCGCTGGCCAATCAGCTGTTAACGATCAATATCCTCGATAATACCCATCAGATCTTTACTTTTCAGAATATTCCCGCCAACCATAAGATCAGCGAACTGCAGGAAAGTTATGGGGATAGTGTTTGCGATCCGCAGCATATGCAGCACCTTTCTGTGGAAGAATTACAACAATGGCTGGAGCAGGGCATTGATTTTCAGCTGGTAGATGTACGCGAAAAAGAAGAATGGGAGATCTGCCACATAGATGGAGCGCTCCATATCCCTATGCGCCGTATCGAAGCTTCCATTGCCGGCCTGGCAAAAAAGAAACCTGTTGCCGTGATCTGCCATCATGGAATGCGCAGCAAAGCAGTGGCACAGCAGTTAGTGCAATCCGGCTTTAACGAGGTGTTTAATGTAACCGGCGGTATCCACGCCTGGGCGCTGGAGATCGACAAGAACATGAACGTTTATTAA
- the bla gene encoding class A beta-lactamase, subclass A2, with protein sequence MKFTVLSAAALLILAACQTPVSQSSTSESKLRQQIAEIAATIDGQVGVSIRNLDTRDTVTCNDSTHYVMHSVFKFPIAMTILHQVDQGKLQLEQKIYIDKKWMVPNTHSPLRDSFPAGNMDIPLSRLLGLMVSQSDNIACDVLIDLAGGESAINEYIHSLGVKDIAIVASEAKMASSWDVQFTNWSTPTAMIELLEILNKGTALSKTTNAFLWKVMTETTTGPNRLKALLPKDVVVAHKTGTSGSKDGVHPATNDVGIIFLPNGQKLAIAVFVFMSKADEAAREGVIAKIAKAAYDDAVAKKP encoded by the coding sequence ATGAAATTCACCGTATTATCTGCTGCTGCCCTACTAATACTGGCTGCATGCCAAACGCCTGTAAGCCAGTCTTCTACCTCCGAATCCAAACTCCGTCAGCAGATCGCTGAAATCGCCGCTACCATAGATGGACAAGTTGGCGTATCCATCCGTAACCTCGATACCCGGGATACGGTCACTTGTAATGACAGCACTCATTATGTGATGCACAGTGTTTTCAAATTCCCCATTGCCATGACGATCCTGCACCAGGTAGATCAGGGAAAACTGCAACTGGAACAAAAGATCTATATCGATAAAAAATGGATGGTGCCAAATACGCATAGCCCGCTACGAGACTCCTTTCCTGCCGGTAATATGGACATTCCCTTATCCAGGTTACTGGGTCTGATGGTTTCGCAAAGTGATAACATTGCCTGTGATGTACTGATAGATCTTGCCGGAGGAGAAAGTGCCATCAATGAATATATTCACTCCCTGGGTGTAAAGGATATTGCCATTGTAGCCAGTGAGGCCAAAATGGCTTCTTCCTGGGATGTACAATTCACCAACTGGAGCACCCCTACTGCTATGATTGAACTGCTGGAGATATTAAACAAAGGCACTGCTTTGTCTAAAACTACAAATGCATTCCTTTGGAAAGTAATGACGGAAACCACTACAGGGCCGAACAGGCTCAAAGCCCTACTGCCGAAGGATGTGGTAGTAGCGCATAAAACAGGAACTTCCGGAAGCAAAGATGGTGTGCATCCTGCAACGAATGATGTGGGGATCATTTTCCTGCCGAATGGGCAAAAGCTGGCCATTGCGGTGTTTGTGTTTATGAGCAAAGCAGATGAGGCAGCAAGGGAAGGAGTGATCGCAAAAATTGCAAAGGCGGCGTATGATGATGCAGTGGCTAAGAAGCCGTAA